The Cetobacterium sp. ZOR0034 DNA segment TCATAAGTAGCTTTCAAATTGTCATTATCAACCCATAAAACCCCATCTTTATTTTCTGGTTCACCTATTATAACAAAAGGAAATTTTAACTCTTTCAAAAATTCTATACTTTTATCCTCTTTTCTAGTCGACATCAAGCAAATCCCATCTACAAATCCACTTTCAACGAGTTTTTTGGTACTCTCATACTCCTCTTTTTCATTTTTACAAAAGTCATACATAATATAGTAATCTCTTTCTTTAGCTTTTAAACTTATCCCTTGCATAATCTCTATAAAAAATGGACTCGAAAATAGTTTTATAGCTTCTTCAGGCATAATAACTCCAAGAACTCCACTTTTTTTCTTCACTAAACCTCTTGCCATTATATTCGGTTTATAATTTAATTTTTTTATTGATTCTCTAACTTTCTCTTTTGTACTTTCACTTATTTTAGAGCTATCAGATATCACTCTTGAAACTGTTGAAATAGAAACTCCTGCATCTATAGCAATCTCTTTTATTGTTATTTTCATTTTTCTAGCTCCCTATAACTTTATTTTTTTACATTATAGCGAACTTTTTTGTATTTACAAAACATTTTTTATTTCAATTTTATTTTTTAGTAGATTTTTTTTTATAATATAAGTATAATATAATGCACTAATATAATTACAAATCATTAATTATAAATATAAGGGAGGGTTATGTAAAATTATGTCTAATATAAATTTCTTTGAAAAAATAAGTTGTAGCGCTTTAATCTGTAAAAATGACCCTTATTCTACAATACTTCAGGCAAACTCTGCTTTTTATAAATTAATTGGATACACTAAAGAGGAGATGTTTCAACTTTTTGAAAATAAATTTTCTGAATTAGTCATAGATGATCTAGAAGAGATCTTAAAAAAAGTCGGTAATGCAGTAAAAGATAAAAATGTTTTGGATTATGAATATAGAATAAAAAATAAAAATGGAGATATCTTGTGGATTCACGATATAGCAACATATAATCCCGAAGATGATCTTTTTTATGTTGTTATTATGGATATTACATATCGTGAAAACATCTTAAAAAATATCTCTAAATCTTCAGAACTTGATTCTTTATCTAAACTTTTAAATAGAGGTGCTTTAGAAAAAAGAATTGAAAAAAAGATTTCAAATAAAAAAACTGAATCTCAAGCTATATTTCTGATTGATTTAGACAATTTCAAACAACTCAATGATACTATGGGACACCAAGTTGGAGATGAAATTATAAAAATAACTGGTGAAAAACTAAAATTAATTTTTGGAAAAGATTCTATTGTTGGTCGACTTGGAGGAGATGAATTTATTGTTTACTTAGATAATCCTTCTTCTGAAAAGCTACTTCATCATTATGCTGAAAACATTTTAAATAACTTAAAATTTGATTCAAATAACATTATTATCGAATCATCTATAGGTGTCATTTATGACAAAAATAAAATTTATAACTTCGATAACTTATATAAATTTTCAGATATTGCACTTTATGAAGTCAAAAATAAAAAAAAGGG contains these protein-coding regions:
- a CDS encoding LacI family DNA-binding transcriptional regulator, giving the protein MKITIKEIAIDAGVSISTVSRVISDSSKISESTKEKVRESIKKLNYKPNIMARGLVKKKSGVLGVIMPEEAIKLFSSPFFIEIMQGISLKAKERDYYIMYDFCKNEKEEYESTKKLVESGFVDGICLMSTRKEDKSIEFLKELKFPFVIIGEPENKDGVLWVDNDNLKATYEAVKKILFPSIKRLEKSKIFFVGGDKKLTMTNNRIDGFQSASNELGLESEIFLGNDFSREEGYRLAKKIFKLENPKNFIISEDNLLKGFLEYLEEKKNYDVNIVSFNKTNLKESWREKVYLVDIKPEKLGIEAVDILIDHIEDKSENSSRVVNIEL
- a CDS encoding sensor domain-containing diguanylate cyclase yields the protein MSNINFFEKISCSALICKNDPYSTILQANSAFYKLIGYTKEEMFQLFENKFSELVIDDLEEILKKVGNAVKDKNVLDYEYRIKNKNGDILWIHDIATYNPEDDLFYVVIMDITYRENILKNISKSSELDSLSKLLNRGALEKRIEKKISNKKTESQAIFLIDLDNFKQLNDTMGHQVGDEIIKITGEKLKLIFGKDSIVGRLGGDEFIVYLDNPSSEKLLHHYAENILNNLKFDSNNIIIESSIGVIYDKNKIYNFDNLYKFSDIALYEVKNKKKGNYILKSI